The Arachis ipaensis cultivar K30076 chromosome B05, Araip1.1, whole genome shotgun sequence nucleotide sequence agagTTAGCCAGCAAAATCAATTGACCTTACCCCGAATATTGTAGGTAGGTCCTGCTGTTTCTCCTCTTATAACATCTCCGTCATACTTCTAACTTCTCAGTACTAAACTACACGCGTGCTGCTAtttacaaaaatgaaagaaaaaaaaaattaaaaaagggtTTAGCAGTGATTAACTGATAACTAATTAATTCAAGTTCGAATGTAGTGGACGTCCCCTGAGCGTTGATCAACATGCTTAATCCATCTCTTACCATTATTACCCCTGACTGCTGATTGTGAATTGACCGAAGTACCCCCGGTGGTGGCGGAGGAGGAAACATGCGCCATGTCAAGCCCCTTCCCCACCGGAAGAAACACCGAACGAACAACACCACGGCTTGAACCATGTCCTCCCAGAAGGTTCCTCCATTTGACGGAAGACAAAGAAAAACCCGTGTTCTTGCACAAGAGCACAGCACCATTGTTGCTCAGCTTCGCCAGCCTCAGAACTCTCGGGAAATCCTGAAATTATATAAAGGATAATAATAAGAAGTAGAAGAAAAACACAAACGAGGGTATGAACAGCACTGGAGATGGCAGTATCCCGGTCAACTCAGCCATCACCTCCTCCGGTTCACCCACCATGATCTCCGGTAACATCCCCGCCTCTCCCATGCTGGCGGCGTACTCTGATCTGGACCTCTCGTCGGGGACTATGCAGACGTGTCTTCCTCCGGTGTGGCGCCTGGCTATGGCTAAACCAACGCTAGTAGCGATGAGGCCTCCCTGCGACCATGTCTCCACGATGACCTGCGCGTTCCAGCCTGCAGCCATGGCGGAAACCATTTCCGCCACCCCTGATTGACGGTAAAGCTTGCACTGCTCATAACGAAATTAGAACAAAGTTAGGACGCCAGAATGCGTAAATTGGAGAGATCAATGAAGCAAAAAAAACAAAAGGGTAGTTGTTGTTATACTTACTGATTTAACAGTGTCGATGTATGCGTTAGATGCTCTCTCTGGCGACCAAACTAGTTTCATTTTCTGTGATCTGTGGTGTGTGTTGAATGTTGAATGTGTCTGTGAATCGAAAAGAAAGGAGGTTGTGGATGGGAATATAAAGACAAGGACCGTTGACCTTTTTTAATCCTCGCCAAATCTAACGTACGTCTTGTATTACGACAGCATTAGCATTTAGCATTTACCATTTCTTTtactttcatttattttattattgtctTTAAGGAGAGTTGTAAATGCAATTACGATGTCTAGTGTTGTGTCACTTTTCTTTGTTAACCGAAGGTggaaattatattaattaattggTAAATAGTGAGGCTGGCCCGTTCTTCATGGCATCATTGACAATTGAGACAAAAGGCAGAGCACTCTGCATCAATCTTTTtcattcagtttttttttttgtgactaaaaaaaatattaaaaaagattAAGTATACNNNNNNNNNNNNNNNNNNNNNNNNNNNNNNNNNNNNNNNNNNNNNNNNNNNNNNNNNNNNNNNNNNNNNNNNNNNNNNNNNNNNNNNNNNNNNNNNNNNNNNNNNNNNNNNNNNNNNNNNNNNNNNNNNNNNNNNNNNNNNNNNNNNNNNNNNNNNNNNNNNNNNNNNNNNNNNNNNNNNNNNNNNNNNNNNNNNNNNNNNNNNNNNNNNNNNNNNNNNNNNNNNNNNNNNNNNNNNNNNNNNNNNNNNNNNNNNNNNNNNNNNNNNNNNNNNNNNNNNNNNNNNNNNNNNNNNNNNNNNNNNNNNNNNNNNNNNNNNNNNNNNNNNNNNNNNNNNNNNNNNNNNNNNNNNNNNNNNNNNNNNNNNNNNNNNNNNNNNNNNNNNNNNNNNNNNNNNNNNNNNNNNNNNNNNNNNNNNNNNNNNNNNNNNNNNNNNNNNNNNNNNNNNNNNNNNNNNCAGTGATTAATTTAGTCACTAGTTTTTAATGCAAAGGTAATACCGTTGTTGTTTTGTATATCTAATGTTGATGGTTTTGGGTAATGGTGGTGGTAGTTACCTTTTTCGTTCTACTTGTAAATGCTTGCGGGCCAAGGCCACTACTCTCTCCTGGTTGGATAGCGCATAAAATATCCAAGTGCCCCCAAAATATCAATGTTTCCCGTGtctatatttaataatttatgtCTATTGAGTTTGAATGTCATCGCTCTttcttaatttgtttttcataatTAACACTCAAATTATGCATACATTTTCCTACATATCTAATTTACATTTTAGAAGAAgtcatattttaaaattaaaattaactctaATGATTTGACAAGTTGTCTAGTgaagaaatttaaattaaaaacatgatATTTTATGATTGGAAGAGATTTGCATAATTTATCAAGGAGTGATGCTGACTTGGGCGAGAGGTTAAAGACCTGAACGCTGAAATGGAAAAGTCCACAAGGAATGAAAATGGTTTAAAGTAGGAGCAATTTCAAGTCATTATTTCGAAAGAAAAGAAGTACTAGTCAGAGGATTTTTGTGAGGTCACTGCATCCGTAACTGTAATTAGAGTATCAAATAGGCAATAGAATGATAGATGAAGGATGATAATCATCCTAGTGCGACACAAAATTGGCatgaaaatataatatttttttctggTGTCTGatgaaatataatttatttatagcTAAATTATAGAGTTTGAATAACCTGATTTTATTGAACTGATTTTAAGTAAAATTGAGTTTGTGTTAATATAATTTATATTCgacaattttatactaaaactaaTTTTGGGGCAAATGACCCAAAAagtgaaatgaaaattaaatttatataaattttttaaaacaaaaaatgttATGTGCATGCTTTCATACATAAATTTATGTAAATCGAATTAGATTAATTCAATTTAGTTATTttagtaataaattaaataagtttGGGTTGATTTAATAAAGTTTGAAATATACCTATAATAAATTGAATATATAGACTTTGAATTACATCCATGATTTTTGTTTACAGTAATTCGAATGGAGTGAATTTGAAGTGAATTCGAATTGGGTATTAGTAAATCGAAATAGGCTGTTTCGATTTACTTGGAACGATGATATTGGTAAATCGAAATAGAGTGCTTTGATTTATTGGATGTTTACCTACATAAAGAGTTCGAAGTTAAATGCTTCAAATTACATTTAACTTCATTTTAGAGAAAATTTTCACCCAAAAACACCTTGAGATTTAGACTACGAAAATAAAAGATGATCTAAATCATATCTATCAGTTAAACGGTGTCGTTCATATTGCTCGTTCTATCCATGAAGAGATTAGTTTCCAAAATTGAATatctttaaaatataaataatagttTGTGATGTTAAGTCGTTTAGAATTTTATTATGTGCGCAATTGAGATTTGTAATTTTGCAAGTGATTTAGTGTTGTTAGAATTTTAAAAGTATAATGTAAGGTAGAATAGTATTAAACCATGGTTAGTTATAGTAGTAGTTAATTAAATTAGAGATTTTTTGAGAATTTAGGATTTACTAATGTAGATTTCAAATGTTATATTAAATGGTCAATAGAAATTTGGCAAGGatttaaattagtttaattttttaatattaatttaattcCTAAACATTAGGTTAACGGacagtaatttaatttattttgtttttatagttcGCGTATTGAATATTAGATTAATTATGTACTgttagaatttaatttaatttggtttaatagaacttaattaaattatttatcgtTAGGTTATTTATGTATAGGAATGCAACATAATTTATATTAATGTTTATTTATAGTAGAGTTGTCTGTTTTAGGGTATTATGAATCAAAGTTGGATATCATTTTGTTGAGAAGGGTCTGAATTTGTGATGGTTTTTTAGTGAATTGGTTTCTTAAATGTGACAgttttaaaagaattttttttatcgtTATACAGCTACATCGATGTATCACTAGCATGAGGAGGCAGGATGGTATGCTGATGCATGAGCATCATGTTgtattttctatactttttcatataagaaattaGTATTTAAAGCTTAATTTTGGAAGTGTTTTGGTGCTTAAGTCGTATATgactttgatcttttgatttaatGAATGTTGTaggaaaggaaaaaaagaagaagcaaaaagcacaaaacaaactcaaaagaagcaagaaaagtCATCAAGGAAGTGTCTATAGTGGCcaataaaagagagaaaagtgaAGCGTGAAACAGAGAAGAAACAGGGGAAGGCAAGAGTAGAGAGCTGGCAATGCTAACGTTGCATGCCACGAGCGCCAGAGGAGAGCGTTATTGGCGCTAACGCTAGCCTTACAAACGCCATGCAATCACCAGTGTTAGCAACGCTAACGCTGGCCCAATAATGCTTGCGACCCTTGGCAACCTGACcatgtcctcttcaaaggagtataacttgagttacaaagctccaaatgaggtgattctagtggcattggaaagtaggaatctagagatttccaagcatatatggcactacatagtggacactaaatctgagggagaaaacttaccccaaaagtgcaaagatgaacatagcatcaacctgtattaaggccagctgacctcttcacctttcatggagtataactcgagctgtaaagcttcaattgatgcgcttctaaaagcattgaaaagtagacatctagaactttccaaaaatatataatagtatagggTAAAAATTAATTTTGGGCGTCATAAGCGGGCGTTTTCAACGCTAACGTCACCATGCCAGCGCCAGTTTGGGCGCTGGCAGCGCTAATGTCACCTTGCCAGCGCCAGTTTAGGTGTTGACAGCGCTAACGCTGCCCTCAAAAGTGCCTGCAACCCATGACAACATGA carries:
- the LOC107643015 gene encoding uncharacterized protein LOC107643015 — encoded protein: MKLVWSPERASNAYIDTVKSCKLYRQSGVAEMVSAMAAGWNAQVIVETWSQGGLIATSVGLAIARRHTGGRHVCIVPDERSRSEYAASMGEAGMLPEIMVGEPEEVMAELTGILPSPDFPRVLRLAKLSNNGAVLLCKNTGFSLSSVKWRNLLGGHGSSRGVVRSVFLPVGKGLDMAHVSSSATTGGTSVNSQSAVRGNNGKRWIKHVDQRSGDVHYIRT